DNA from Bacteroidota bacterium:
TATCTTCTATGCTGATGCCGGGATGAATCATCAATTCTGCACGTTTTAAAACCCTCAGCACAGCCTGGTACAGCTGCTTCTGCCGGTTTGAGAAAACTCCGCTGACCGGGATGGTGCGGGAGCAATCGCTGGCATAATTGGCCTGTTCGGCCCCAAAATCCATGAGCAGCAAATCGCCCTCCTGGCAGACCGACCCGTTGGACGAGTAATGCAACACGCAGGCATTTGAACCCGAAGCTGCAATAGGGGCAAAGGCATGCCCCGTGGATCCTTTTTGCAGGAAGCTTCGGGTAAGCTCTGCCTCCACTTCATATTCAAAAATCCCGGGCTTCACCATCTTTAAAACATTACGGAAGGCATAGTCAGTAATGCTGCAGGCCTGTTCGATAATTTTCATCTCTTCGGGCTCCTTGACCATTCTTAATTCAGTCATTAACGGAGCAAGCTTCTCCTGCTTGAAAAGCGGAAATCTTGACCTGATTTTTTCGGCAAAGCGCAAGTTGGGGAAAACGGAATCGGATCTTGTCGGATTATTCTCATCAAGATTGGTATAGCCGTATTCTGAATTCTGTTTCAGTTCAGGATAAACCTTGTCGAACTCATCCAGCCAGTAGACGGTATTGACCCCGGAGATGGCCCGGGCTTCTTCCTGGGTGAGCTTATGCCCCAGGTAAAGTTCAGTTTTGGGGTCAGTCTTGAGGATGAAGAGTACCTCCCGGAATTTTTCCTCTGGATGTCCGGGGCAAAGGGTGAGGATAGTTTTTTCCTGGTCTATACCGCAGAGGTAGAAAAGATCGCTGTTCTGGCGGAAGGGGAAAAACTGGTCGCCGTTGCGGGGCATCTGGTCGTTCGAATGTAATATGGCCAGTGAATGGGGTTTTAGCTTTTGGGTAAGTTTTATCCTGTTTTTTTCAAACAGTTGCTGGGGAATAGTTGAATAGCGCATAAGATTGAAAATTAATATTCGGCAAAACGTAAAGCTTCATATCCTGAAACTTCATTATTTTGATTTACAAGTTTAGT
Protein-coding regions in this window:
- a CDS encoding aminopeptidase P N-terminal domain-containing protein gives rise to the protein MRYSTIPQQLFEKNRIKLTQKLKPHSLAILHSNDQMPRNGDQFFPFRQNSDLFYLCGIDQEKTILTLCPGHPEEKFREVLFILKTDPKTELYLGHKLTQEEARAISGVNTVYWLDEFDKVYPELKQNSEYGYTNLDENNPTRSDSVFPNLRFAEKIRSRFPLFKQEKLAPLMTELRMVKEPEEMKIIEQACSITDYAFRNVLKMVKPGIFEYEVEAELTRSFLQKGSTGHAFAPIAASGSNACVLHYSSNGSVCQEGDLLLMDFGAEQANYASDCSRTIPVSGVFSNRQKQLYQAVLRVLKRAELMIHPGISIEDMNKDLQKIWEEEHISLGLYTRRDLEQQDPEKPLYKTYFPHGVSHHMGLDVHDVGSKDVILQPGMVITFEPGIYIREEGTGIRLENDYLVTGDTAVNLMKNIPVEIEDIEQLMK